Proteins co-encoded in one Coregonus clupeaformis isolate EN_2021a chromosome 17, ASM2061545v1, whole genome shotgun sequence genomic window:
- the LOC121586564 gene encoding uncharacterized protein KIAA0895-like isoform X3: protein MELALQKYGNYEKFEQATGGNLLTKGRIWYLVKKYMEKEGCIGEIVVNVTDDLLSRASMTVVNSRPTLTINIATAREHWLEGMLRHEISTHYLRGINNAQQPWSSGIGRKKHNLRPFNPTEEGLASIHSVLFRKDPTLWRAALLYYTVYQASRMSFSQLFHSLGRFVQDPNTRWDYCVRAKRGQTDTAQPGCFSKDQVYLDGILKILRHRERIDFQLLMSLGKVSYEDLDRLKSLALMEHVRIPHFLQDTACYAEQLEKIMEVNQLTDEELRVLI from the exons ATGGAGTTGGCCCTCCAGAAGTATGGGAACTACGAGAAGTTTGAGCAGGCCACAGGGGGCAACCTGCTCACCAAGGGCCGGATCTGGTACCTGGTCAAGAAGTACATGGAAAAGGAGGGCTGTATTGGGGAG ATAGTGGTCAACGTGACAGACGACCTCCTCTCCAGAGCGTCCATGACGGTGGTGAATAGCCGGCCCACTCTGACCATCAACATTGCCACAGCCCGGGAACACTGGCTGGAAGGCATGCTACGACACGAGATCA GCACACACTACTTACGGGGCATCAACAACGCTCAGCAGCCGTGGAGCAGTGGAATCGGCAGGAAAAAGCACAACCTCCGACCTTTCAACCCTACTGAGGAGGGGCTGGCCAGCATCCACTCTGTCCTGTTCCGTAAGGACCCTACCCTGTGGAGGGCTGCCTTGCTCTACTACACAGTGTACCAGGCCAGCCGCATGTCCTTCTCTCAGCTGTTCCACAGCCTGGGACGCTTCGTCCAGGACCCCAACACACGCTGGGACTACTGTGTACGAGCCAAGAGGGGGCAGACCGACACCGCACAGCCAG GTTGTTTCAGTAAGGACCAGGTGTACCTGGATGGCATCCTGAAGATcctaagacacagagagaggattgACTTCCAGCTGCTCATGTCCCTGGGGAAG GTGTCGTACGAGGACTTGGATCGGCTGAAAAGCCTGGCACTGATGGAGCACGTGAGGATACCTCACTTCCTTCAGGACACGGCGTGCTACGCTGAACAGCTGGAGAAGATCATGGAGGTCAACCAGCTGACTGACGAGGAGCTCAGGGTGCTCATCTGA
- the LOC121586564 gene encoding uncharacterized protein KIAA0895-like isoform X2 yields the protein MEQSKKYLLSSMVPVEMEIFKKYSSPTVPDKRPVSPTQVCLEKLSSSILKDLFTTGTSSYNVFLQAEEEERQSPKHSPYRRPKKTVRCASTTSRSHDNHRRPSVTPLLLLGQQGSGDTRDTRHSSYHHVFSSASGGFPSRPKPAHSIKVLGSTMYLSHRPVSQPRKTCLSSSPRTKLPSLPRGGVMREGENAGVKKLCILTAIKPSNVEKEKVKFFKSDFSYNPQFEYSNPVSPLVLARHNNASDRFLTQAVHIMELALQKYGNYEKFEQATGGNLLTKGRIWYLVKKYMEKEGCIGEIVVNVTDDLLSRASMTVVNSRPTLTINIATAREHWLEGMLRHEISTHYLRGINNAQQPWSSGIGRKKHNLRPFNPTEEGLASIHSVLFRKDPTLWRAALLYYTVYQASRMSFSQLFHSLGRFVQDPNTRWDYCVRAKRGQTDTAQPGCFSKDQVYLDGILKILRHRERIDFQLLMSLGKVSYEDLDRLKSLALMEHVRIPHFLQDTACYAEQLEKIMEVNQLTDEELRVLI from the exons ATGGAGCAGTCTAAGAAGTACCTCCTGAGCTCGATGGTGCCGGTAGAGATGGAGATCTTTAAGAAGTACTCAAGCCCCACAGTGCCAGACAAGCGGCCTGTGAGCCCCACTCAGGTGTGCCTGGAGAAGCTGTCATCCAGCATCCTCAAGGACCTCTTCACCACGGGAACAAGCAGCTACAATGTGTTCCTGCAGgccgaggaggaggagagacagagcccCAAGCACTCCCCGTACCGCAGGCCCAAGAAGACTGTGAGATGTGCCTCTACAACCAGCAGGTCACACGACAACCACCGCCGTCCGTCTGTAACTCCTCTGTTACTGCTGGGCCAGCAGGGCAGCGGAGACACCAGGGACACCAGGCACTCCTCCTACCACCATGTCTTCTCTTCCGCCTCAGGGGGCTTCCCCAGCAGACCCAAGCCAGCCCACAGCATCAAGGTCCTGGGTAGCACCATGTACCTGTCCCATCGCCCTGTCTCTCAGCCCCGCAAGACCTGCTTGTCCAGCTCACCCCGTACCAAGCTTCCCTCGCTGCCCAGGGGAGGGGTGATGCGGGAAGGGGAGAACGCAGGGGTCAAGAAGCTCTGCATCCTCACCGCCATCAAGCCGTCCAACGTAGAGAAGGAGAAGGTGAAGTTCTTCAAGTCGGACTTCAGCTACAATCCTCAGTTTGAGTACAGCAACCCTGTGTCTCCGCTGGTGCTGGCTCGCCACAACAACGCCTCTGACCGCTTCCTGACACAG GCGGTGCATATCATGGAGTTGGCCCTCCAGAAGTATGGGAACTACGAGAAGTTTGAGCAGGCCACAGGGGGCAACCTGCTCACCAAGGGCCGGATCTGGTACCTGGTCAAGAAGTACATGGAAAAGGAGGGCTGTATTGGGGAG ATAGTGGTCAACGTGACAGACGACCTCCTCTCCAGAGCGTCCATGACGGTGGTGAATAGCCGGCCCACTCTGACCATCAACATTGCCACAGCCCGGGAACACTGGCTGGAAGGCATGCTACGACACGAGATCA GCACACACTACTTACGGGGCATCAACAACGCTCAGCAGCCGTGGAGCAGTGGAATCGGCAGGAAAAAGCACAACCTCCGACCTTTCAACCCTACTGAGGAGGGGCTGGCCAGCATCCACTCTGTCCTGTTCCGTAAGGACCCTACCCTGTGGAGGGCTGCCTTGCTCTACTACACAGTGTACCAGGCCAGCCGCATGTCCTTCTCTCAGCTGTTCCACAGCCTGGGACGCTTCGTCCAGGACCCCAACACACGCTGGGACTACTGTGTACGAGCCAAGAGGGGGCAGACCGACACCGCACAGCCAG GTTGTTTCAGTAAGGACCAGGTGTACCTGGATGGCATCCTGAAGATcctaagacacagagagaggattgACTTCCAGCTGCTCATGTCCCTGGGGAAG GTGTCGTACGAGGACTTGGATCGGCTGAAAAGCCTGGCACTGATGGAGCACGTGAGGATACCTCACTTCCTTCAGGACACGGCGTGCTACGCTGAACAGCTGGAGAAGATCATGGAGGTCAACCAGCTGACTGACGAGGAGCTCAGGGTGCTCATCTGA
- the LOC121586564 gene encoding uncharacterized protein KIAA0895-like isoform X1, translated as MLESIKVTERLHWPEMEQSKKYLLSSMVPVEMEIFKKYSSPTVPDKRPVSPTQVCLEKLSSSILKDLFTTGTSSYNVFLQAEEEERQSPKHSPYRRPKKTVRCASTTSRSHDNHRRPSVTPLLLLGQQGSGDTRDTRHSSYHHVFSSASGGFPSRPKPAHSIKVLGSTMYLSHRPVSQPRKTCLSSSPRTKLPSLPRGGVMREGENAGVKKLCILTAIKPSNVEKEKVKFFKSDFSYNPQFEYSNPVSPLVLARHNNASDRFLTQAVHIMELALQKYGNYEKFEQATGGNLLTKGRIWYLVKKYMEKEGCIGEIVVNVTDDLLSRASMTVVNSRPTLTINIATAREHWLEGMLRHEISTHYLRGINNAQQPWSSGIGRKKHNLRPFNPTEEGLASIHSVLFRKDPTLWRAALLYYTVYQASRMSFSQLFHSLGRFVQDPNTRWDYCVRAKRGQTDTAQPGCFSKDQVYLDGILKILRHRERIDFQLLMSLGKVSYEDLDRLKSLALMEHVRIPHFLQDTACYAEQLEKIMEVNQLTDEELRVLI; from the exons ATGCTCGAATCAATAAAAGTCACTG AAAGGCTCCATTGGCCAGAGATGGAGCAGTCTAAGAAGTACCTCCTGAGCTCGATGGTGCCGGTAGAGATGGAGATCTTTAAGAAGTACTCAAGCCCCACAGTGCCAGACAAGCGGCCTGTGAGCCCCACTCAGGTGTGCCTGGAGAAGCTGTCATCCAGCATCCTCAAGGACCTCTTCACCACGGGAACAAGCAGCTACAATGTGTTCCTGCAGgccgaggaggaggagagacagagcccCAAGCACTCCCCGTACCGCAGGCCCAAGAAGACTGTGAGATGTGCCTCTACAACCAGCAGGTCACACGACAACCACCGCCGTCCGTCTGTAACTCCTCTGTTACTGCTGGGCCAGCAGGGCAGCGGAGACACCAGGGACACCAGGCACTCCTCCTACCACCATGTCTTCTCTTCCGCCTCAGGGGGCTTCCCCAGCAGACCCAAGCCAGCCCACAGCATCAAGGTCCTGGGTAGCACCATGTACCTGTCCCATCGCCCTGTCTCTCAGCCCCGCAAGACCTGCTTGTCCAGCTCACCCCGTACCAAGCTTCCCTCGCTGCCCAGGGGAGGGGTGATGCGGGAAGGGGAGAACGCAGGGGTCAAGAAGCTCTGCATCCTCACCGCCATCAAGCCGTCCAACGTAGAGAAGGAGAAGGTGAAGTTCTTCAAGTCGGACTTCAGCTACAATCCTCAGTTTGAGTACAGCAACCCTGTGTCTCCGCTGGTGCTGGCTCGCCACAACAACGCCTCTGACCGCTTCCTGACACAG GCGGTGCATATCATGGAGTTGGCCCTCCAGAAGTATGGGAACTACGAGAAGTTTGAGCAGGCCACAGGGGGCAACCTGCTCACCAAGGGCCGGATCTGGTACCTGGTCAAGAAGTACATGGAAAAGGAGGGCTGTATTGGGGAG ATAGTGGTCAACGTGACAGACGACCTCCTCTCCAGAGCGTCCATGACGGTGGTGAATAGCCGGCCCACTCTGACCATCAACATTGCCACAGCCCGGGAACACTGGCTGGAAGGCATGCTACGACACGAGATCA GCACACACTACTTACGGGGCATCAACAACGCTCAGCAGCCGTGGAGCAGTGGAATCGGCAGGAAAAAGCACAACCTCCGACCTTTCAACCCTACTGAGGAGGGGCTGGCCAGCATCCACTCTGTCCTGTTCCGTAAGGACCCTACCCTGTGGAGGGCTGCCTTGCTCTACTACACAGTGTACCAGGCCAGCCGCATGTCCTTCTCTCAGCTGTTCCACAGCCTGGGACGCTTCGTCCAGGACCCCAACACACGCTGGGACTACTGTGTACGAGCCAAGAGGGGGCAGACCGACACCGCACAGCCAG GTTGTTTCAGTAAGGACCAGGTGTACCTGGATGGCATCCTGAAGATcctaagacacagagagaggattgACTTCCAGCTGCTCATGTCCCTGGGGAAG GTGTCGTACGAGGACTTGGATCGGCTGAAAAGCCTGGCACTGATGGAGCACGTGAGGATACCTCACTTCCTTCAGGACACGGCGTGCTACGCTGAACAGCTGGAGAAGATCATGGAGGTCAACCAGCTGACTGACGAGGAGCTCAGGGTGCTCATCTGA